In the Geobacter sp. FeAm09 genome, one interval contains:
- a CDS encoding putative nucleotidyltransferase substrate binding domain-containing protein — protein sequence MRRMSRHVPATVEPAAARHPGAGGGERDVLGALPDPRRIGRYCTADEIGRFLRSISALLDEDRRRMAEWRAEGDRLMHGIAGAGHEGLKGIHEALNRIEVERFLLLFSVASLHHNCTRYRDELAERAMATVAEELENSGRPAPPVPFALISMGSDGREEQTLITDQDYLIVYGDGGGEEADRYFLDYSTLLVDRLEEAGFKRCTGGIMPTNATWRGSLAQWRKRLLAIVRYEVEDYGKNMMDLIVLSDARHVAGNRSIAEELIGLIRGMERDYFQVLWGMARAATEMRLALGFMKRLWTEGSGEHKGEFNLKLLAWAPLVMNIRILAINQGVPATNTVERIAFLEKEGSFSAEMAQGLREAYYILTKYRILMQINVIKGVQGDSHYLNPYRLPAEEHEKIRHAIIRIEELQKIIHTNFSIV from the coding sequence ATGAGGCGAATGTCACGGCATGTGCCGGCAACCGTGGAGCCGGCGGCAGCCCGTCATCCCGGCGCCGGGGGAGGGGAGCGCGATGTCCTGGGAGCGCTGCCCGATCCGCGCCGTATCGGCCGTTACTGCACGGCCGACGAGATCGGCCGTTTCCTGAGGAGCATCTCCGCTCTCCTGGATGAGGACCGCCGGCGTATGGCGGAATGGCGCGCCGAAGGCGACCGGCTCATGCACGGCATTGCCGGGGCCGGGCACGAGGGGTTGAAAGGCATCCATGAGGCCCTGAACCGGATCGAGGTCGAGCGCTTTCTCCTGCTTTTTTCCGTTGCCTCCCTTCATCACAACTGCACCCGGTACCGGGACGAACTGGCCGAGCGCGCCATGGCCACGGTGGCCGAAGAACTCGAAAACAGCGGGCGGCCCGCGCCCCCCGTCCCCTTTGCCCTGATCAGCATGGGCAGCGACGGACGCGAGGAACAGACCCTGATTACGGACCAGGACTACCTGATCGTCTACGGCGACGGCGGCGGCGAGGAGGCGGATCGCTATTTCCTCGACTACTCCACGCTGTTGGTGGATCGGCTGGAGGAGGCCGGTTTCAAGCGCTGCACCGGCGGCATCATGCCGACGAACGCCACCTGGCGCGGTTCCCTCGCCCAATGGCGCAAGCGTCTTTTGGCCATTGTCAGGTACGAGGTGGAGGATTACGGCAAGAACATGATGGATCTGATCGTCCTCTCCGATGCCCGCCATGTCGCCGGAAACCGTTCCATAGCCGAGGAACTGATCGGTCTGATCAGGGGCATGGAGCGGGACTACTTTCAGGTGTTGTGGGGGATGGCCCGGGCGGCGACCGAGATGCGGCTGGCGTTGGGGTTCATGAAGCGGCTCTGGACCGAGGGGAGCGGCGAACACAAGGGGGAATTCAATCTGAAGCTTTTGGCCTGGGCGCCCTTGGTGATGAATATCCGCATCCTCGCCATCAACCAGGGGGTGCCGGCCACGAACACCGTGGAGCGTATCGCCTTTCTCGAAAAGGAGGGGAGTTTTTCGGCGGAGATGGCCCAAGGCCTGCGCGAGGCGTATTATATCCTGACCAAATACCGTATCCTCATGCAGATCAACGTAATCAAGGGCGTCCAGGGGGATTCCCACTACCTCAACCCCTACCGGCTGCCGGCGGAAGAACATGAAAAGATCCGCCACGCCATTATCAGGATCGAGGAGTTGCAGAAAATCATCCACACGAATTTTTCGATCGTGTAG